A region from the Thermanaeromonas toyohensis ToBE genome encodes:
- a CDS encoding FliA/WhiG family RNA polymerase sigma factor, which translates to MAVNNLDLWQSFASERDEKVRQELALKYLPLVKYIVGRLAVKPPPSLDQEDLLGYGIIGLLEAIDRYDPSRGVSFEAFAARRIRGAVLDALRRAHWAPRTLIEKLKQVSAVYRRLEQEQGVEPRDEEVAAAAGLEVSELQGLLERGAQMAIISLEEFLLNEEREETVRRGELLADTQSPAPDQRLEQEELRRALKEALRTLNERDRLILTLYYHEGLTLKEIGEVLQISESRVCQLHGRALLNLRNKLADYL; encoded by the coding sequence ATGGCGGTCAATAACTTGGATCTCTGGCAATCCTTTGCCAGCGAGAGAGATGAAAAGGTGCGACAAGAGCTAGCCCTCAAGTATTTGCCCCTGGTCAAATACATTGTGGGGCGGCTGGCTGTAAAACCACCTCCCTCCCTGGATCAAGAAGATCTCCTAGGTTACGGGATAATAGGCCTGCTTGAAGCCATTGATCGTTATGATCCTTCCCGGGGGGTAAGTTTTGAAGCCTTTGCCGCCCGCAGGATCCGCGGCGCAGTTTTAGATGCGTTAAGACGAGCCCACTGGGCACCGCGAACATTAATAGAGAAGCTTAAGCAAGTTAGCGCTGTGTACCGGCGACTGGAACAAGAACAGGGGGTAGAACCTCGAGACGAAGAGGTGGCGGCAGCAGCTGGGTTAGAGGTTAGTGAATTGCAGGGGCTTCTGGAGAGGGGGGCCCAGATGGCCATTATTTCCTTAGAGGAATTTCTTTTAAACGAAGAAAGGGAGGAAACGGTACGTAGGGGAGAACTGTTAGCCGATACCCAGAGCCCGGCGCCGGACCAACGCTTGGAACAAGAGGAACTACGTAGAGCTCTTAAGGAAGCCCTACGAACTTTGAATGAGCGGGACCGGTTGATCCTGACCCTTTATTATCACGAAGGATTAACCTTAAAAGAGATAGGCGAGGTACTGCAGATCTCCGAATCCAGGGTTTGCCAACTCCATGGCCGCGCTTTGCTTAACCTTCGTAATAAGCTTGCCGATTATCTGTAG